From the genome of Ziziphus jujuba cultivar Dongzao chromosome 6, ASM3175591v1, one region includes:
- the LOC132804107 gene encoding TMV resistance protein N-like, with protein sequence MAASSSSSSSSTISPQQKHEIQEKYDVFLSFRGEDTRYKFVSHLYAALSAKYISTFKDDHELQVGDEISPTLSQAIQNSKIGVIIFSKEYASSTWCLNELVEILECKKRNKMSVVVPIFYEINPSDVRKQKGSYEVAFAKLEERFKDRMEKVHQWRAALTEASNLTGLNSTRSREECELVEEIVENILKILLQYQPSVEQYSKRLIGIKENIREIERELSIAPKNVRIVGIWGMAGIGKTTLARVVFDKISNSQSFEGCCFLEDVKENYKVPVNLNRLRKEVISCLLNDKIVQEMHVALPPIIFQRLRRKKVLIVLDDVDSSDHIKAFVEEGCCELAPGSRIIVTTRDEQVLKTVADSIHKVKRLNDIESLDLFRLHAFRENSPTIDDEMVLEVIRYADGNPLALKVLGSSLYSTPKDEGESALKKLKRNQNLGIKKVLKISYDGLDDGSKEIFLDIAFLFNSSFTRDHAERILGDGNSPVKIEIRILIQKCLIENSEGNKLKMHDLLRQMGREIVRDEDKKEPGNRSRLCDAVEVCDVLENCTGTGAVELISLDMFETKKNVTMHHRAFSNMRNLRILKVYYGYDDIARNEWIRFDYNNIGSHKFKLLIPQALHSHLSIKLRFLQWDLYLSKSLPSKFIPENLVEPVLRGSRVEKLWNSRKAVSLRELRRFNLTDSKFLTQLPDLTHAPNLERINFAGCTSLVQVHSSLQNLNKLTYLNFNGCSKLRDVEEIFKRTEGLSESWIQNFKRNLRLYSSQAHISQKFAPNLRYLGLRKTAIEKVPPSIGCLSGIVQLHLELCKRLKSLPTSICHLKALKSLSLLGCEKLKRFPEILDPMEHLTELVLTRTGIKELPESIEKLVSLRDLFMDECKDLEFLPNSLCKLRNLERIWLGYCSKFQKLPSLPPSLIVLCVDDCQRLKSLPEVPCQCLSLSAINCTSLENISNWRSTPLLLDLDIFEKFNFLIFNHIDFYGCEKLDQNTRNMLSDQAVIHILSRLKFGLNALGAHSFRYPGGEIPEWFNHQTCETSINNIMLPPYWNNDDFLGFAFCSVLRQNIINPSIYLVRTRPEFLPQNPRQALIPRKYHRTFQRKIWQHLP encoded by the exons AtggctgcttcttcttcttcgtcttcttcttcgaCAATCTCTCCTCAGCAAAAGCATgagattcaagaaaaatatgatgTGTTTCTCAGTTTCAGAGGTGAAGACACCCGCTATAAATTTGTTAGCCATCTTTATGCTGCTTTATCTGCAAAGTATATCTCAACTTTCAAGGATGATCATGAACTTCAGGTTGGTGATGAAATTTCACCCACACTTAGCCAAGCTATTCAGAATTCGAAAATCGGGGTTATCATTTTCTCGAAAGAGTATGCTTCATCTACGTGGTGTTTGAATGAACTGGTGGAAATTCTTGAAtgcaagaaaagaaataagatgAGTGTTGTCGTTCCAATTTTTTATGAGATAAATCCATCGGATGTACGAAAACAGAAGGGGAGTTATGAAGTTGCATTTGCTAAACTTGAAGAACGTTTCAAAGACAGAATGGAGAAGGTGCATCAATGGAGGGCTGCATTGACAGAAGCGTCTAATCTAACTGGATTGAATTCGACGAGATCCAG gGAGGAGTGTGAGTTAGTTGAAGAAATCgtcgaaaatattttaaaaatattgctaCAATATCAACCATCAGTCGAGCAATATTCCAAGAGACTCATtggaattaaagaaaatataagggAAATTGAAAGAGAATTATCCATTGCCCCAAAAAATGTTCGAATTGTAGGTATTTGGGGCATGGCAGGTATTGGTAAGACTACCCTTGCAAGAGTTGTGtttgataaaatatcaaattctcAATCATTCGAAGGTTGCTGTTTCCTTGAAGAtgttaaagaaaattataaagtaCCGGTCAATTTGAATCGTCTGAGAAAGGAAGTTATATCTTGTTTATTGAATGATAAAATTGTTCAAGAGATGCATGTAGCTTTACCTCCTATTATTTTTCAGAGACTTCGACGTAAAAAGGTACTTATTGTTTTGGATGATGTGGATAGCTCAGACCACATAAAAGCTTTTGTTGAAGAAGGATGTTGTGAGCTTGCTCCTGGAAGCAGAATCATTGTTACAACTAGAGATGAGCAAGTGCTTAAGACAGTAGCTGATAGTATTCACAAGGTTAAGAGGCTAAATGACATTGAATCTCTTGATCTCTTCCGTTTGCATGCTTTTCGTGAAAACTCTCCAACAATTGATGATGAAATGGTGTTAGAGGTAATAAGATATGCTGATGGCAACCCACTAGCTCTTAAGGTCTTGGGCTCTTCCCTTTACAGTACACCTAAAGATGAAGGGGAAAGTGCATTGAAGAAGCTGAAAAGGAATCAAAATCTGGGAATTAAAAAAGTGTTGAAAATCAGCTACGACGGGCTAGATGATGGGAGCAAGGAAATATTTCTTGACATTGCtttcttatttaattcatcTTTTACGAGAGACCATGCAGAAAGAATATTAGGTGACGGTAATTCCCCTGTGAAAATAGAAATACGTATTCTCATTCAGAAGTGTTTAATTGAAAATAGTGAAGGTAACAAGCTAAAGATGCATGATTTGCTGCGCCAAATGGGTCGGGAAATTGTACGTGATGAAGATAAAAAAGAACCTGGTAATCGCAGTAGGTTGTGCGATGCTGTGGAAGTTTGTGATGTATTGGAAAATTGTACA GGAACCGGAGCGGTGGAACTCATATCATTGGACATGtttgaaactaaaaaaaatgtGACGATGCATCATCGAGCCTTCTCAAATATGCGCAACCTACGAATTCTCAAAGTTTATTATGGGTATGATGATATTGCCAGAAATGAGTGGATCCGCTTTGATTATAACAATATTGGTAGCCACAAGTTCAAACTGCTCATTCCTCAAGCTCTTCACTCTCATCTTTCTATTAAGTTAAGGTTTTTACAATGGGACTTATACCTTTCGAAATCGTTGCCATCAAAATTTATCCCAGAGAACCTTGTTGAACCTGTACTTCGTGGCAGCCGTGTTGAAAAGCTTTGGAATAGTCGTAAAGCTGTG TCTCTTCGAGAGTTAAGGAGATTTAATCTCACTGATTCCAAGTTCCTTACTCAACTACCAGATTTGACACATGCTCCAAATCTGGAAAGGATAAATTTTGCAGGTTGTACAAGCTTGGTTCAGGTTCATTCATCTCTTCAAAATCTAAACAAGCTTACTTATCTAAATTTTAATGGCTGCTCCAAACTCAGAGATGTTGAAGAGATATTCAAGAGAACAGAGGGATTATCTGAAAGTTggatccaaaattttaaaagaaatttacgTCTCTACTCCTCTCAGGCTCACATTTCCCAAAAGTTTGCACCCAATTTAAGATATTTAGGTTTGCGTAAGACAGCAATAGAAAAAGTGCCGCCGTCAATTGGGTGTCTGTCAGGTATTGTTCAATTACATTTGGAGCTTTGTAAAAGACTTAAAAGTCTTCCAACAAGCATTTGCCATTTGAAAGCTCTTAAATCATTAAGTCTGCTTGGTTGTGAGAAACTGAAAAGGTTTCCAGAAATCTTGGATCCTATGGAACACTTAACAGAACTTGTGTTAACTAGAACAGGAATTAAAGAGTTGCCAGAGTCGATTGAAAAGCTAGTATCCCTTAGAGATTTATTTATGGATGAATGCAAGGACCTTGAGTTCCTCCCCAACAGTCTATGTAAATTAAGGAACCTTGAGAGGATATGGCTCGGCTActgttcaaaatttcaaaaattgccTTCCCTTCCACCATCGTTGATCGTCTTGTGTGTGGATGATTGTCAGAGATTGAAATCTTTGCCAGAGGTTCCATGTCAATGTTTGAGTTTGTCTGCAATTAACTGCACATCACTGGAAAACATTTCAAATTGGAGGAGTACTCCATTATTACTCGATCTGGATATCTTTGAAAAATTTAACTTTCTAATCTTTAATCATATTGACTTTTACGGTTGTGAAAAATTGGATCAGAACACACGCAACATGCTTTCTGATCAGGCAGTAATTCATATTCTGTCTCGTTTGAAATTTGGATTAAAT GCCTTAGGTGCTCATTCTTTTCGCTATCCAGGAGGTGAAATTCCAGAGTGGTTCAACCATCAAACTTGTGAGACttcaatcaataatattatgCTTCCTCCATACTGGAACAATGACGACTTCTTGGGTTTCGCTTTCTGCAGTGTTCTTCGTCAGAATATAATCAACCCTAGTATATATcttgttaggacccgtccagaatttcttccccagaaccctagacaagccctgatcccaaggaaataccaccgaaccttccaacggaaaatctggcagcacctcccctaa
- the LOC125419195 gene encoding disease resistance protein RPV1-like: MDSPFVAWPCILDRLRHAKVLIVLDDVDSSTQLEALVEGCYRLAPGSRIIVTTRNMQVLKKVTDRFYKVELVNHTESLELFRLHASSKKSPVIDDEMLLDVTRYANGNPLALKGTTMVEGISLNMCRMNRDVKVHRAAFSNMYNLQIFKIFVCHNMDENKWYICDCKDKNKFKLYLPQGLDSYLSDKLNYFQWDLYPLRSLPSHVSLENLVELILRGSRLQRLWNHGVQSLLVLRKIDLSYSKMLNEIPDMSLAPNLESINFEGCTSLVKVLSFVENLHRLTYLNLNSCSKLRDLKEISRNTWYWDIVNFINNLPLYSSQAHIYQTFPVNLTDLHMDWTAIEEVPPSIWHLSSLVRLDLNYCSGLESLSTSICKLISLESLRLCGCVKLFKFPEILEPMEHLTYLELGHSPIQELPESIKNLVSLIRLCIFSCKNIEFLPTSLCNLRKLEHIDIQRCSNLKKLPPLPNASLSLLLDHNERLKSLPELPSSCFCLSAICCTSLETISNWKAPLLHHLSSNHIRGQINFYGCEKLDQNTRNIILAGRGIFQILSGLKFGRMCDDFEFCYLGDEIPKWFSYQSGSTSMNIRLPPYWNNDNFLGLAFCVVFYQHKIIDHRMFPGIGCKLNFKTIPDSLLCEHDSFMRLGCNDYSSDHVVMWYVEELTLQNSGLSWRSNCCTMACLHLSLECGYCHDVDEDVNINYNDDTYIDGNEYGEIKKFGVWFVYKEDIERFDVDTKSKNKRRFDECCETSGSEGSHGIENDVLHSKKLKVMSLI; the protein is encoded by the exons ATGGATTCCCCATTTGTAGCATGGCCATGTATTCTTGATAGACTTAGACATGCAAAGGTACTCATTGTTCTGGATGATGTGGATAGTTCAACCCAATTAGAAGCTTTAGTTGAAGGGTGTTATCGGCTTGCCCCTGGAAGTAGAATCATTGTTACAACTAGAAATATGCAAGTGCTTAAGAAAGTAACCGATAGATTTTACAAGGTTGAGCTAGTAAATCACACTGAATCTCTTGAACTGTTCCGTTTACATGCTTCTAGTAAAAAATCTCCAGTAATTGATGATGAAATGTTGTTAGACGTGACAAGATATGCAAATGGAAATCCATTAGCTCTTAAG GGAACTACAATGGTTGAAGGCATATCGCTCAACATGTGTAGAATGAACAGAGATGTGAAAGTTCATCGTGCCGCCTTTTCTAACATGTACAATctacaaattttcaaaatctttgtTTGCCATAATATGGATGAGAATAAGTGGTACATTTGTGACTGTAAAGACAAGAATAAGTTCAAACTATACCTTCCTCAAGGTCTTGATTCTTATCTTTCTGATAagctaaattattttcaatgggATCTATACCCTTTGAGATCGTTGCCATCACATGTCAGCTTGGAGAATCTTGTTGAACTGATTCTACGTGGCAGCCGTCTTCAAAGACTTTGGAATCATGGAGTTCag TCTCTACTGGTATTAAGAAAGATCGACCTTAGTTATTCCAAGATGCTTAATGAAATACCAGATATGTCTCTCGCTCCAAATCTGGAAAGCATAAATTTTGAAGGCTGTACAAGTTTGGTTAAGGTTCTTTCATTTGTTGAAAATCTGCACAGGCTTACTTATCTAAATTTGAATAGTTGCTCCAAACTAAGAGATCTGAAAGAGATATCAAGGAACACATGGTATTGGGATATTGTAAACTTTATAAACAACTTACCTCTCTACTCATCTCAGGCCCACATTTATCAGACGTTTCCAGTGAACTTAACAGACTTACATATGGATTGGACAGCAATAGAAGAAGTGCCCCCATCAATTTGGCATCTCTCTAGTCTTGTTCGATTGGATTTGAATTATTGCTCTGGACTTGAAAGTCTTTCTACCAGCATCTGTAAGTTGATATCTCTTGAATCTCTAAGATTGTGTGGTTGTGTAAAACTGTTTAAGTTTCCGGAAATCTTAGAGCCGATGGAACATCTTACATATCTTGAATTAGGTCACTCACCGATTCAAGAGTTACCAGAGTCAATTAAAAATCTAGTTTCTCTCATAAGATTATGTATCTTTAGCTGTAAAAACATTGAGTTTCTCCCCACCAGCCTGTGTAATTTAAGAAAACTTGAGCATATAGACATCCAGAGGTGCTCAAACCTTAAAAAGTTGCCTCCCCTTCCAAATGCTTCACTCAGTTTGTTGTTAGACCATAATGAAAGGCTGAAATCATTACCTGAGCTTCCATCATCATGTTTTTGTCTGTCTGCAATATGCTGCACGTCACTGGAGACCATATCAAATTGGAAGGCTCCATTATTACACCATCTAAGTAGCAATCATATTCGAGGGCAAATCAACTTTTATGGTTGTGAAAAATTGGATCAGAATACACGCAACATCATACTGGCTGGCCGTGGAATATTTCAAATTCTGTCTGGTTTAAAATTTGGAAGAATG TGTGAcgattttgaattttgttatcttggtgatgaaattccaaagtggTTCAGCTACCAAAGTGGCAGTACCTCAATGAATATTAGGCTTCCTCCATATTGGAATAATGACAACTTCTTGGGTTTGGCTTTCTGTGTTGTTTTTTACCAGCATAAAATTATCGACCATCGTATGTTTCCCGGAATTGGTTGTAAACTCAATTTTAAAACCATCCCTGATAGTCTTCTGTGTGAGCATGATTCTTTTATGCGTCTTGGGTGCAACGACTATAGTTCAGATCACGTGGTCATGTGGTATGTCGAAGAACTGACTTTGCAAAATTCAGGACTAAGTTGGCGCTCAAATTGTTGCACCATGGCCTGTTTACATTTGTCGCTTGAATGTGGATACTGTCATGATGTTGATGAGGATGTCAACATCAATTACAATGATGATACCTACATAGATGGAAATGAATATGGGGAGATTAAGAAGTTTGGGGTTTGGTTTGTATACAAGGAAGATATAGAGAGATTTGATGTAGAtactaaaagtaaaaataagagACGCTTTGACGAATGTTGCGAAACCAGTGGAAGTGAAGGCTCTCATGGTATAGAAAATGATGTATTGCATTCTAAGAAACTCAAGGTTATGTCACTTATATGA